In Paenibacillus sp. 1781tsa1, one DNA window encodes the following:
- a CDS encoding DinB family protein translates to MNFRLNEAIEILERTPQTLERFLSGLSDTWLQTNEGEGTWNVQEVIEHLIEAEKHNWIPRVESIVLEGEHQLFPAFDRFSHLKETSERTVEEALQEFSMSRMKSISSLNDIILSHPNLEKTGLHPEFGLVKLRELLSAWVVHDFTHIAQIVRGMAERYRTDVGPWSAYLGILNRS, encoded by the coding sequence ATTAATTTCCGTTTAAATGAAGCTATTGAAATTTTGGAGCGTACACCGCAAACTCTGGAGCGCTTCTTATCTGGTCTTTCAGACACATGGCTGCAAACTAATGAAGGTGAAGGAACTTGGAATGTACAAGAAGTGATTGAACATCTCATTGAAGCAGAGAAGCATAACTGGATTCCCCGAGTGGAATCCATTGTATTGGAAGGGGAACATCAGTTGTTCCCTGCTTTCGACCGTTTCTCCCACTTGAAGGAGACATCGGAACGAACCGTGGAAGAGGCACTACAGGAATTTAGCATGAGCAGAATGAAAAGTATCTCCTCGCTCAACGATATCATTCTTTCACATCCCAATCTGGAGAAGACTGGCTTGCATCCGGAATTTGGCCTGGTAAAGTTGAGGGAGCTTCTCTCAGCATGGGTCGTTCATGATTTTACGCATATTGCGCAGATTGTCAGGGGGATGGCGGAAAGATACAGGACTGATGTTGGACCCTGGAGTGCTTATCTGGGCATTTTAAACAGAAGTTAA
- a CDS encoding glycine C-acetyltransferase — protein sequence MSSQALDQFLSSNIEDLKNRGLYNFIDTLQGANGPVIRIDGKSLINLSSNNYLGLATDYRLIDASVKAAQTYGAGAGAVRTINGTMDLHIELEEKLARFKKTEAVIVYQSGFNCNMAAISAVMDQHDAILSDELNHASIIDGCRLSRAKVIRFKHSDMNDLRQQAKEAKESGQYRKIMVITDGVFSMDGDIAKLPEIVKIAEEFDLITYVDDAHGSGVLGAGAGTVKHFELSDRIDFQIGTLSKAIGVVGGYVAGKKQLIEWLKLRSRPFLFSTSLPPAAIASCSASIDILMNDTELIEKLWENGNHLKNGLSRLGYDVGQSETPITPCIIGDEVTTQQFSKRLYEEGVYAKAILFPTVPKGTGRIRNMPTAAHTKEMLDQVISVYEKVGKEMKLI from the coding sequence ATGTCAAGTCAAGCATTGGACCAATTTTTAAGTTCGAACATCGAAGATCTAAAGAATAGAGGTCTATATAACTTCATCGATACACTGCAGGGTGCAAATGGTCCTGTTATTCGTATTGACGGAAAGTCCCTAATCAATTTGTCTTCTAATAACTATTTGGGCTTGGCAACAGATTACCGCCTGATTGATGCTTCAGTTAAGGCGGCGCAGACATACGGGGCAGGGGCAGGGGCTGTGAGAACAATTAATGGTACGATGGATCTTCATATTGAGCTTGAAGAAAAACTGGCTCGTTTCAAAAAAACGGAAGCCGTTATCGTGTATCAATCGGGATTTAACTGTAATATGGCTGCTATATCCGCGGTAATGGACCAGCATGATGCGATTTTATCCGATGAGCTGAACCATGCTTCAATAATTGATGGTTGCCGCCTGTCGAGAGCCAAGGTGATTCGCTTTAAGCATTCGGATATGAATGATTTAAGACAGCAGGCAAAAGAGGCCAAGGAATCCGGTCAGTACCGTAAAATTATGGTCATCACCGACGGGGTTTTCTCCATGGATGGTGATATAGCAAAGCTGCCCGAAATCGTGAAAATAGCAGAAGAATTTGATCTGATTACTTATGTGGATGATGCCCACGGTTCGGGCGTTCTCGGAGCAGGTGCAGGAACCGTAAAGCATTTTGAATTGTCCGACCGCATTGACTTTCAAATCGGTACTCTTTCCAAGGCGATCGGCGTTGTCGGCGGTTATGTGGCGGGTAAAAAACAACTGATCGAATGGTTGAAGCTGAGAAGCCGTCCGTTTCTGTTCTCGACATCGCTACCTCCGGCTGCAATCGCTTCCTGTAGCGCTTCTATCGACATTTTGATGAATGACACAGAGCTGATTGAGAAGTTATGGGAGAACGGCAATCATTTGAAAAATGGCTTGAGCCGGCTTGGATATGATGTAGGCCAAAGCGAAACTCCGATCACACCTTGTATCATTGGCGATGAAGTAACCACCCAACAGTTCAGCAAACGGCTCTATGAAGAAGGCGTTTACGCCAAGGCAATCCTGTTTCCTACGGTCCCGAAAGGAACTGGAAGAATACGCAACATGCCGACAGCTGCCCATACCAAGGAGATGCTCGACCAAGTGATCTCTGTTTATGAGAAAGTTGGCAAGGAAATGAAGCTGATTTAG
- a CDS encoding MBL fold metallo-hydrolase codes for MKYGRIIQKPRVKFFEVADDVFAGISPYRGISWANAGFINKGEGLVYDTFFDLFHAREMREAFKEVSNGGSPAYVVNSHYNSDHAWGNKAFEDACIIMHKEASRERLTENIAWMDSVIRRGKDSPESTSGERFFAAEFEGFDLEGVEWVLPNIEIKDDINIRLGDTEVMIYNVAPAHSDSDLLLWMPKEKVLFAGDVVFNGCTAYSEEGTLNWVKVLDRIIDEIKPEIVVPGHGAICSLDFVKEQRDYLLNLISEFNKHYNDEIDALSLTKQIDISRFLHWIQPERLYVTVDILLKSKRGLPPLPIWNEVPAKLEDMKTFLAGKYGNQIKPWDPMSVWQE; via the coding sequence ATGAAGTATGGACGTATTATTCAAAAACCTCGCGTTAAATTTTTTGAAGTCGCAGATGATGTCTTTGCCGGTATTTCGCCGTATCGTGGCATCAGTTGGGCCAATGCCGGGTTCATCAACAAGGGTGAAGGGCTGGTGTATGACACGTTTTTCGATTTGTTCCATGCGCGGGAAATGCGGGAGGCTTTTAAGGAAGTAAGCAACGGCGGCTCTCCCGCATATGTAGTGAACTCGCACTATAACAGCGACCATGCTTGGGGAAACAAAGCGTTTGAAGATGCTTGCATTATTATGCACAAGGAAGCATCCAGAGAGCGTCTTACCGAAAATATCGCCTGGATGGACAGCGTCATCAGAAGAGGAAAGGATTCTCCGGAATCGACTTCGGGCGAGCGGTTTTTTGCAGCGGAATTTGAAGGATTCGACCTGGAAGGCGTAGAATGGGTACTCCCGAATATTGAGATAAAGGACGATATTAATATCCGTCTTGGCGATACGGAAGTCATGATTTACAACGTAGCTCCGGCCCACTCCGACAGTGACTTGCTGCTGTGGATGCCAAAAGAAAAAGTGCTGTTCGCCGGGGATGTTGTGTTTAACGGTTGTACGGCATACAGCGAAGAGGGAACCCTCAATTGGGTTAAAGTGCTTGACCGCATTATTGATGAAATTAAACCCGAAATCGTTGTACCAGGACATGGCGCCATCTGCAGCCTGGACTTCGTGAAGGAGCAAAGAGACTACCTTCTGAACCTGATCAGCGAGTTCAACAAGCATTACAATGACGAAATTGATGCCTTGTCCCTGACTAAGCAAATTGATATTTCCCGCTTCCTTCATTGGATTCAGCCAGAACGCTTATATGTTACAGTGGACATCCTATTGAAAAGCAAACGAGGGTTACCACCCCTTCCAATTTGGAACGAGGTGCCTGCTAAGCTGGAAGATATGAAAACTTTTCTGGCCGGAAAATATGGTAATCAAATCAAGCCATGGGACCCTATGAGTGTTTGGCAAGAGTGA
- a CDS encoding glycoside hydrolase family 43 protein, producing MNQQQQLPKPHQPLVTHIFTADPSVHVYEGKIYIYPSHDLDHDEPSNDNGDQYKMEDYHVLSMNNFDSPVVDHGEALHLRDIPWASKQLWAPDAAYKNNTYFLFFPARDHDGIFRLGVATSESPAGPFTPQPNYMEGSFSIDPAVLVDDDSQSYIYFGGLWGGQLEKWQTGSFVPDAEGPAPDQPALGPQVALLSDDMLSFQGKPAEISIVDEDGNPILAGDEERRYFEGPWMHKYNDYYYLSYSTGTTHKLVYAIGKNPMGPFTFKGEILSPVIGWTTHHSIVQVEDKWYLFYHDSSLSEGVNHKRCVKYSELKYNEDGTIQKINPYQDAE from the coding sequence ATGAATCAACAACAACAACTACCTAAGCCCCACCAGCCGCTTGTAACCCACATCTTCACTGCGGACCCGTCCGTCCATGTCTACGAGGGCAAAATCTACATCTATCCTTCCCATGACCTCGATCATGACGAGCCGAGCAACGATAACGGCGACCAGTATAAAATGGAAGACTATCATGTCCTTTCGATGAACAACTTTGATTCGCCGGTGGTCGATCACGGCGAAGCGCTGCATCTGAGAGATATTCCGTGGGCCTCCAAGCAGCTCTGGGCACCGGATGCCGCTTATAAGAACAATACCTATTTTCTGTTCTTCCCGGCACGGGATCATGACGGCATTTTCCGTCTGGGTGTGGCAACATCAGAGTCTCCGGCAGGCCCGTTCACGCCGCAGCCGAATTATATGGAAGGCAGCTTCAGTATCGATCCGGCCGTACTGGTGGATGACGACAGTCAGTCATACATCTATTTCGGCGGACTTTGGGGCGGCCAGCTGGAGAAATGGCAGACCGGCAGCTTCGTGCCAGATGCAGAAGGACCGGCTCCTGATCAGCCGGCACTTGGACCGCAAGTTGCACTGCTTAGCGACGATATGCTGTCCTTCCAGGGCAAGCCTGCCGAGATATCGATTGTCGATGAAGACGGGAATCCGATTCTGGCCGGGGATGAGGAACGGAGATATTTTGAAGGCCCATGGATGCATAAATATAACGACTATTACTACCTATCCTACTCTACAGGAACCACGCATAAGCTCGTATATGCGATCGGCAAAAACCCGATGGGACCATTCACGTTCAAGGGCGAGATTCTCTCTCCGGTTATCGGCTGGACAACCCACCACTCCATTGTGCAAGTTGAAGACAAGTGGTATCTGTTCTATCACGACAGTTCCCTGTCGGAAGGCGTCAACCACAAGCGCTGCGTTAAATATTCCGAGCTGAAATACAACGAAGACGGAACCATCCAGAAGATCAATCCTTATCAGGATGCCGAGTAA
- a CDS encoding TetR/AcrR family transcriptional regulator, translating into MQTSDRIIEAATRLIKKNGYRGVSTKAIATEAKVNESTIFRQFGSKQGILEAIIERHSDIPQFEKLLKEDATDNPEVDLLNVSQQYRLFFHKNSDIILIGIRDKGMFPELDRVLADPPVKLHSLLVEYFERLQKKKVIAIQDERLTAMSFLSMCYGFQMSELIHRQYQTQLVTEEDFYRHSVSLFVKGILSQS; encoded by the coding sequence ATGCAAACTTCAGACAGAATCATTGAAGCCGCGACACGGCTCATCAAAAAGAATGGCTATCGGGGAGTAAGCACCAAAGCCATTGCAACGGAAGCTAAAGTCAATGAATCTACGATTTTCCGGCAATTTGGAAGTAAGCAAGGCATATTGGAAGCCATCATTGAAAGACATTCGGATATCCCGCAATTTGAGAAGCTGTTAAAAGAGGACGCGACCGACAATCCGGAAGTCGATCTGCTGAATGTAAGTCAGCAGTACCGACTGTTTTTTCATAAAAATTCGGACATCATTTTGATTGGCATCCGCGACAAAGGAATGTTTCCCGAATTGGACAGAGTGCTGGCCGATCCGCCGGTGAAGCTGCACTCCTTGCTCGTTGAATATTTTGAACGCCTGCAGAAGAAAAAAGTTATAGCCATACAGGATGAGCGTCTTACCGCCATGTCTTTTCTCTCGATGTGTTACGGATTTCAGATGAGCGAGCTGATTCACCGGCAATATCAGACCCAACTCGTCACCGAGGAAGATTTCTACAGACACAGTGTCTCATTGTTTGTAAAAGGAATTTTGTCTCAGTCATAA
- a CDS encoding glycosyltransferase family 2 protein: MAIRYSVIIPTYNRAHQLSLTLAALETQTYPKHLFEVIVADDGSTDGTKEQIQAFQSSYPLTYVSQTEQRGRSAIRNLGLQHAKGLYVIFCDADFLALPEFIRTVRQYHRKNPRAVVSGFPHSFADAYTHYYPDFSPSEKDHCRSILTPSNLWRPEFDAANEIVPLVTPEDIIHQTDTLSKVIFPTKIPPGVIKQFASTDVAPWMLLVTRCVSIRRSLLNRVGGFNERFVLYGLEDWDLGYRLHRLKVPFYCMKEVVGYHQEHPTHFRGEVLNTENLKIMLETYGFNDSALNLFCVVPPSADLETYKKTLRILRRGFRSRKTRSSARLLKKTLRIAAKHFVLPTDVEAYKKSLARIQRKAKGRKSRVARVLQDMSQRSEKLVE, translated from the coding sequence ATGGCAATTCGCTACAGCGTCATTATTCCAACCTATAATCGGGCCCATCAGTTATCGCTTACACTGGCAGCCCTTGAGACACAAACCTATCCGAAGCACCTTTTCGAAGTCATCGTAGCTGATGACGGTTCCACTGATGGAACGAAAGAACAGATCCAGGCATTCCAGTCTTCATATCCTTTGACCTACGTATCGCAGACGGAGCAACGTGGCAGATCAGCGATACGGAATTTGGGACTTCAGCATGCCAAAGGGCTATATGTTATCTTCTGTGATGCTGACTTTCTGGCATTACCCGAATTTATCCGAACCGTGCGTCAATATCATCGTAAAAATCCCAGAGCCGTCGTTTCGGGTTTTCCACATTCTTTTGCGGATGCTTATACCCACTACTATCCAGATTTCTCGCCATCGGAAAAAGATCATTGCCGTTCAATCCTCACCCCTTCAAACTTATGGCGTCCCGAATTTGATGCAGCGAATGAAATCGTCCCACTGGTCACACCGGAAGATATCATTCATCAGACAGATACATTGTCCAAAGTGATTTTCCCAACCAAAATACCGCCTGGTGTTATCAAACAATTTGCCAGCACCGATGTGGCTCCATGGATGCTGCTCGTCACGCGGTGTGTTTCCATTCGCCGAAGCCTTCTGAATCGAGTTGGAGGTTTCAATGAACGGTTTGTACTCTATGGGCTTGAAGACTGGGATCTGGGCTACAGGCTGCATCGTTTGAAAGTGCCCTTCTACTGTATGAAAGAGGTCGTAGGTTATCATCAGGAACATCCCACTCATTTCCGAGGGGAAGTGCTCAATACAGAGAATCTGAAAATCATGCTTGAAACCTATGGATTCAATGATTCCGCACTCAATTTATTCTGCGTTGTACCACCATCAGCTGACCTCGAAACCTACAAAAAAACGCTGCGAATCTTGCGCAGAGGCTTCCGGTCCAGAAAAACACGATCTTCCGCACGATTGTTAAAAAAAACATTACGGATTGCCGCCAAACACTTCGTGCTTCCAACCGATGTGGAAGCGTATAAAAAGTCACTCGCAAGAATACAGAGAAAAGCAAAAGGCAGAAAAAGTCGGGTGGCTCGCGTTTTACAGGATATGTCGCAGAGGTCTGAAAAACTGGTGGAGTAG
- a CDS encoding SDR family NAD(P)-dependent oxidoreductase — protein sequence MRQQDNWEEKGHEAVTHLETENINAKRVVLDVTKPSSVLSAVEWIEQEYGYLDILINNAGVFFEGNTSPRELELSVLKSTYETNVFDVFSVTKALLPLLQKSSAGRIVNLSSALGSLTLNSDPTSEFYNVNSLAYNSSKTAVNALTVFFAKELRDTPIKINSVCPGFTATDLNGNSGYRTVEQAASSVVKLATINNDGPTGSFFDENGVVPW from the coding sequence TTGAGACAGCAAGACAATTGGGAAGAAAAAGGTCATGAGGCCGTAACACACTTGGAAACGGAGAACATTAACGCTAAAAGGGTGGTTCTTGATGTCACAAAACCCAGCTCCGTTCTCTCCGCAGTAGAATGGATTGAACAAGAATATGGATACCTTGATATCTTGATTAATAATGCAGGCGTGTTTTTTGAAGGCAACACATCTCCAAGGGAACTGGAACTGTCCGTTCTCAAGAGTACTTATGAGACAAACGTTTTCGACGTATTTTCTGTCACGAAAGCATTACTTCCATTGCTCCAAAAATCTTCTGCCGGAAGAATCGTAAATCTTTCCAGCGCATTAGGTTCCTTGACTTTGAATTCAGACCCAACGTCGGAATTTTATAATGTGAATTCGCTCGCCTACAATAGTTCCAAAACGGCTGTAAATGCTTTAACTGTTTTCTTTGCTAAAGAATTAAGAGATACGCCTATCAAAATCAACTCGGTTTGCCCTGGATTTACAGCTACCGATTTAAATGGTAATAGTGGCTATCGTACAGTCGAACAAGCCGCTTCCAGTGTAGTTAAGCTTGCCACAATCAATAATGATGGTCCAACCGGTAGCTTTTTTGATGAAAATGGAGTTGTGCCTTGGTAA
- a CDS encoding EamA family transporter, producing MIFGLIAALCFGLSDFMVTQATRKVQTLPALLGIQFIASLLLGGYILTQSPHMDQNLMVWTAIAGISVVNFVGTLLLYRAFEKGTLSIVSPIGSGFAVVTAVLAFVGGERLPFNSIIGVILLIIGVLTVTRSSKNVGQQVTLSGIPEAIIASICIGFYFWAIGYITPHLGVTLPVLVTRIIQFFCAFILLRVKKIQLPRIGLSTGLILVVAALLDTGALLAFNMGQTVDYTTSTTALTSLYSVVTILMAGWILKEKLTKSQLTGIGIILLGVIIVSI from the coding sequence ATGATATTTGGCCTGATTGCAGCACTATGTTTTGGTTTGTCGGACTTTATGGTTACCCAGGCCACCAGAAAAGTTCAAACTTTGCCTGCCTTGCTCGGGATTCAGTTCATTGCCTCACTTTTGCTGGGAGGGTATATACTTACGCAATCCCCGCATATGGATCAAAACCTAATGGTCTGGACTGCTATAGCCGGCATCAGTGTAGTCAATTTTGTAGGTACGTTACTGTTATATCGGGCTTTTGAAAAGGGGACTCTATCCATCGTTTCTCCAATTGGCTCGGGATTTGCTGTGGTGACTGCGGTTCTTGCTTTTGTGGGCGGTGAGCGATTGCCTTTCAATTCAATTATTGGTGTCATACTGCTCATTATTGGTGTGTTGACGGTAACGAGATCAAGTAAAAACGTTGGACAACAAGTGACGTTGTCGGGCATACCGGAGGCAATTATCGCCTCAATCTGCATCGGTTTTTATTTTTGGGCAATCGGATACATCACTCCTCATCTGGGGGTGACTCTTCCTGTACTCGTCACACGGATCATACAATTTTTCTGTGCGTTCATACTTCTTCGGGTAAAAAAAATCCAACTCCCGCGCATAGGCCTGTCTACCGGTCTGATTCTGGTTGTAGCCGCTCTGCTGGATACAGGAGCTTTACTCGCTTTTAATATGGGACAAACCGTTGATTATACCACGAGCACAACAGCACTTACATCCTTATATAGTGTCGTTACTATACTTATGGCCGGATGGATTTTGAAAGAAAAGCTGACGAAGAGTCAATTGACAGGTATTGGCATTATTCTTCTCGGAGTCATTATCGTAAGCATCTAG
- a CDS encoding DJ-1/PfpI family protein: MDQMLGKSPDIIVIPFMPILDEKKYAPVREWIRKHTSEKTILLSICNGAENLADTGLLNGKSAATHWGDIQRLIKSYPEIQWVKDQRYVPQGNIVSSAGLTSGMDATLYVISQQLGEAAAKQVANTLQYPSYHYVIEPKMEPFTAGLSDITYILNQSYQWNKAKAGVLLYPGADELDLSAAFDTYGASGTTTTLTISREHQPIVTKHGLNLVARYQMNEVPTLSKMIVVGPQAETAAAEDIGQWKQLNNNTELLLLHKNMQGRFAMDPAFEDLSKQEDVMTVEFAAKRLEYRATDHLKLEGAPFSNESFGVPVILVLLSLLAGYFLDRQLFVKKRKVIYRVRIW, encoded by the coding sequence ATGGACCAAATGCTTGGCAAAAGTCCAGATATTATCGTGATTCCTTTTATGCCGATTCTGGATGAGAAAAAATATGCTCCCGTCCGTGAATGGATTCGTAAGCATACGAGTGAAAAAACCATACTATTATCCATATGTAATGGTGCAGAGAATCTGGCCGATACGGGGTTGCTGAACGGTAAAAGTGCTGCGACACACTGGGGAGACATTCAACGTTTGATCAAAAGTTACCCCGAAATTCAGTGGGTGAAAGATCAGCGTTATGTTCCCCAGGGTAACATCGTCTCTTCAGCTGGTCTTACATCTGGAATGGATGCAACCCTATATGTCATATCTCAGCAGTTAGGTGAGGCAGCCGCGAAGCAGGTAGCGAATACACTCCAGTATCCTTCCTACCATTATGTCATTGAGCCGAAAATGGAACCATTCACGGCAGGATTGAGTGATATTACATACATATTGAATCAATCCTATCAATGGAACAAGGCAAAAGCAGGCGTACTGCTATATCCAGGTGCAGATGAATTAGATTTGTCTGCTGCCTTTGATACCTATGGAGCATCTGGGACAACAACGACTTTAACGATATCACGTGAACATCAACCGATTGTAACCAAGCACGGTTTGAATTTGGTTGCGCGCTATCAGATGAATGAGGTTCCCACTCTGTCCAAGATGATTGTTGTTGGCCCTCAGGCCGAGACTGCAGCTGCTGAGGATATCGGGCAATGGAAACAGCTGAACAACAATACGGAATTGCTATTGTTACACAAAAATATGCAGGGAAGATTTGCAATGGACCCTGCGTTTGAAGATTTATCTAAACAAGAAGATGTTATGACTGTTGAATTTGCTGCCAAACGTCTTGAATATCGTGCGACAGACCATTTAAAACTAGAAGGAGCCCCCTTCTCAAATGAATCGTTTGGAGTACCCGTGATCCTTGTTCTGCTCTCACTGTTGGCAGGTTATTTCTTGGATCGGCAATTATTTGTTAAAAAACGAAAGGTAATTTATAGAGTTCGAATCTGGTAG
- a CDS encoding NAD-dependent epimerase/dehydratase family protein, with the protein MNKILVTGALGQIGSELVVKLREIYGADYVVATDLRSSAHEITRSGPFELLDVTNDKAMFEIAKRYEVDTIMHLAALLSATAEEKPLLAWNLNMGGLINALEVSREIGCQLFTPSSIGSFGPTTPKYNTPQDTIQRPNTMYGVNKVSGELLCDYYFHKYGLDTRGLRFPGLISYMTPPGGGTTDYAVEIYYAAVTAGRYTSYIAKDSNMDMMYMPDALNAIIDLMEADSSRLMHRNSFNVTAMSVDPEAIAAAIREEFPGFILEYDVDPKRQAIADSWPHSIDATAAKTEWGFHARYDLKAMTKDMLSQLSERQMLRKA; encoded by the coding sequence ATGAACAAGATTTTGGTGACCGGGGCACTGGGCCAAATCGGTTCTGAGTTAGTTGTTAAATTACGTGAGATTTATGGTGCGGATTACGTCGTTGCTACGGATCTCAGGTCATCAGCCCACGAAATTACCCGATCCGGACCATTCGAGCTACTGGACGTGACGAATGATAAGGCGATGTTCGAAATCGCCAAGCGGTACGAAGTGGATACCATCATGCATTTGGCTGCGCTGCTGTCGGCTACCGCAGAGGAGAAACCCCTGCTTGCCTGGAATTTGAATATGGGCGGATTGATAAATGCACTTGAAGTATCCAGAGAGATCGGTTGCCAATTGTTCACTCCAAGCTCCATTGGATCTTTTGGCCCTACGACTCCGAAATACAATACCCCGCAGGATACAATCCAGCGGCCCAATACGATGTACGGCGTGAACAAAGTGTCCGGCGAACTGCTTTGTGATTATTATTTTCACAAGTACGGCCTGGATACTAGGGGGCTGCGATTCCCAGGATTGATATCTTATATGACGCCTCCCGGCGGAGGAACGACGGATTATGCGGTGGAAATTTATTACGCAGCCGTGACGGCAGGCCGGTATACATCGTATATCGCCAAAGACTCAAACATGGACATGATGTATATGCCGGATGCCCTGAACGCTATCATCGATTTAATGGAAGCGGATTCATCCCGGTTGATGCACCGAAATTCATTTAATGTCACCGCAATGAGCGTGGATCCAGAGGCGATTGCTGCAGCGATTCGGGAGGAGTTTCCCGGCTTTATCCTCGAATATGACGTTGATCCGAAGAGACAGGCGATAGCCGATAGCTGGCCGCATTCCATTGATGCGACGGCAGCAAAAACAGAATGGGGATTTCATGCCCGCTACGACTTGAAGGCTATGACGAAGGATATGCTATCACAGCTAAGCGAGAGACAAATGCTTCGCAAAGCTTAA
- a CDS encoding fumarylacetoacetate hydrolase family protein, giving the protein MKLVTFQTNTSQEPLFGLVINERFVMSFAAIMKKQGTFVDSLESMNSYLHYLPASYDAAKEMMQYAIEQLHQFNENEISPITAVNLLPPVPNPAALIDFGLTPRHLRNAGVNLLQREYTGPEREELKRKIAEKFQQDPNKVNFSYYKCNHNAVIGDGDTIHWPSYSSYLDIEPELAFVTGKGNCIAGYVIFNDSTVRDVQWPDFQAMTGPTRCKDFDRSKGIGPFLVTPDEIDNPLGLDVDIRIGERLHWKGSTSEYAAHPAKVMEEVLKVFTPLPGTIIGMGTIPDCCAIETEEWLLPSDRIQITFDKLGTLTQLVPDHVKITEASRWERRSDLP; this is encoded by the coding sequence ATGAAACTAGTAACCTTTCAAACCAATACATCCCAGGAACCTTTGTTTGGGCTTGTAATTAACGAGAGATTTGTCATGTCTTTTGCTGCAATCATGAAAAAGCAGGGAACATTCGTTGACAGTCTTGAAAGTATGAACAGCTATCTTCATTATTTGCCGGCGAGTTATGATGCTGCTAAGGAAATGATGCAATATGCTATCGAACAGTTGCATCAATTCAATGAAAATGAAATCAGCCCGATTACAGCGGTAAATCTCCTACCGCCGGTTCCGAATCCGGCTGCGCTTATCGATTTCGGGCTGACGCCAAGACATCTGAGAAATGCTGGCGTAAATCTGCTGCAAAGAGAATATACAGGACCGGAAAGAGAAGAACTTAAACGGAAAATCGCCGAAAAATTCCAGCAAGATCCGAATAAAGTGAATTTCAGTTATTACAAATGTAACCATAATGCTGTAATTGGCGATGGGGATACGATTCATTGGCCATCATACTCTTCATACCTGGATATCGAGCCGGAGCTGGCCTTTGTAACAGGGAAGGGGAATTGCATCGCAGGTTATGTTATTTTTAACGACAGTACTGTCCGCGATGTGCAGTGGCCGGATTTCCAGGCGATGACCGGACCGACGCGCTGCAAAGATTTCGATCGTAGCAAAGGAATAGGACCATTTCTGGTAACGCCGGATGAAATCGACAACCCGCTGGGATTGGATGTGGATATACGCATCGGGGAGAGACTGCACTGGAAGGGAAGCACATCCGAGTATGCAGCACACCCTGCAAAAGTGATGGAGGAGGTTCTCAAAGTTTTCACGCCACTCCCGGGCACGATTATAGGAATGGGGACGATACCGGATTGCTGCGCAATCGAGACCGAAGAATGGCTGCTGCCCTCTGACCGAATCCAGATTACATTTGATAAATTAGGCACGCTCACGCAATTGGTGCCTGATCATGTCAAGATTACGGAAGCAAGCCGCTGGGAAAGAAGAAGCGATTTACCTTAA